One part of the Peromyscus leucopus breed LL Stock chromosome 19, UCI_PerLeu_2.1, whole genome shotgun sequence genome encodes these proteins:
- the Irx2 gene encoding iroquois-class homeodomain protein IRX-2 isoform X2 — protein MTGAISYHPYGSAAYPYQLNDPAYRKNATRDATATLKAWLNEHRKNPYPTKGEKIMLAIITKMTLTQVSTWFANARRRLKKENKMTWAPRNKSEDEDEDEGDAARNKEESPDKAQDGTETSAEDEGISLHVDSLTDHSCSAESDGEKLPCRAGDPLCESGSECKDKFEDLEDEEDEEDECERDLAPPKPVTSSPLTGVEAPLLSPAPEVAPRGGSGGKTPLGSRTSPGAPPPANKPKLWSLAEIATSDLKQPSLGPGCGPPGLPAAAAPASSGAPPGGSPYSASPLLGRHLYYTSPFYGNYTNYGNLNAALQGQGLLRYNTAASAPGETLHAAPKAASDAGKAGSHPLESHYRPPGGGYEPKKDASEGCAVVGAGVQPYL, from the exons ATGACTGGCGCCATCAGCTACCACCCCTATGGCAGCGCGGCCTACCCATACCAGCTCAACGACCCCGCGTACCGCAAGAACGCCACGCGGGACGCCACTGCCACGCTGAAAGCCTGGCTCAACGAGCACCGCAAGAACCCGTACCCCACCAAGGGCGAGAAGATCATGCTGGCCATCATCACCAAGATGACCCTCACGCAGGTCTCCACCTGGTTCGCCAACGCGCGCCGGCGCCTCAAGAAGGAGAACAAGATGACCTGGGCCCCGAGAAACAAAAGCGAGGACGAGGACGAGGACGAAGGAGATGCTGCCAGGAACAAGGAGGAGAGTCCCGACAAGGCTCAGGACGGCACGGAGACCTCGGCAGAGGACGAAG GGATTAGTCTGCACGTCGACTCACTCACGGACCACTCGTGCTCGGCGGAGTCAGATGGGGAGAAATTGCCCTGCCGCGCCGGGGATCCCTTGTGCGAATCGGGTTCGGAGTGTAAGGACAAGTTTGAGGACCTGGAGGAcgaggaggatgaggaagacgAGTGCGAGCGGGACCTGGCGCCTCCCAAACCCGTGACCTCCTCGCCACTCACCGGCGTAGAGGCACCCCTGCTGAGCCCGGCGCCCGAAGTCGCGCCGCGCGGTGGCAGCGGTGGCAAGACGCCCCTAGGCAGCCGGACGTCGCCTGGAGCGCCGCCGCCCGCCAACAAGCCCAAGCTGTGGTCGCTGGCCGAGATCGCCACTTCGGACCTCAAGCAGCCAAGCTTGGGCCCGGGTTGCGGACCTCCGGGGCTACCGGCTGCCGCCGCGCCCGCCTCCTCTGGGGCCCCTCCGGGAGGCTCGCCCTACTCCGCCTCTCCGCTGCTGGGCCGCCACCTCTACTACACGTCGCCGTTCTATGGCAATTACACAAACTACGGGAACTTGAACGCCGCGCTGCAGGGCCAGGGCCTTCTGCGGTACAACACCGCGGCCTCCGCACCAGGCGAGACACTGCACGCCGCGCCCAAGGCGGCCAGCGACGCGGGCAAGGCGGGCTCGCACCCGCTGGAGTCCCACTACAGGCCTCCGGGCGGCGGCTACGAGCCCAAGAAAG ATGCCAGTGAGGGCTGTGCGGTTGTTGGCGCAGGCGTCCAGCCCTACCTATAG
- the Irx2 gene encoding iroquois-class homeodomain protein IRX-2 isoform X1 translates to MSYPQGYLYQAPGSLALYSCPAYGASALAAPRSEELARSASGSAFSPYPGSAAFTAQAATGFGSPLQYSADAAAAAAAGFPSYMGSPYDTHTTGMTGAISYHPYGSAAYPYQLNDPAYRKNATRDATATLKAWLNEHRKNPYPTKGEKIMLAIITKMTLTQVSTWFANARRRLKKENKMTWAPRNKSEDEDEDEGDAARNKEESPDKAQDGTETSAEDEGISLHVDSLTDHSCSAESDGEKLPCRAGDPLCESGSECKDKFEDLEDEEDEEDECERDLAPPKPVTSSPLTGVEAPLLSPAPEVAPRGGSGGKTPLGSRTSPGAPPPANKPKLWSLAEIATSDLKQPSLGPGCGPPGLPAAAAPASSGAPPGGSPYSASPLLGRHLYYTSPFYGNYTNYGNLNAALQGQGLLRYNTAASAPGETLHAAPKAASDAGKAGSHPLESHYRPPGGGYEPKKDASEGCAVVGAGVQPYL, encoded by the exons ATGTCCTACCCGCAGGGCTACCTGTACCAAGCGCCCGGCTCGCTGGCGCTCTACTCGTGCCCCGCGTACGGCGCGTCCGCGCTGGCGGCGCCGCGCAGCGAGGAGCTGGCGCGCTCGGCGTCGGGCTCCGCGTTCAGTCCGTACCCCGGCTCGGCGGCCTTCACAGCTCAGGCGGCAACCGGCTTCGGCAGCCCGCTGCAGTACTCGGCAGACGCCGCCGCTGCAGCTGCCGCGGGCTTCCCGTCCTACATG GGCTCGCCATACGACACGCACACCACCGGAATGACTGGCGCCATCAGCTACCACCCCTATGGCAGCGCGGCCTACCCATACCAGCTCAACGACCCCGCGTACCGCAAGAACGCCACGCGGGACGCCACTGCCACGCTGAAAGCCTGGCTCAACGAGCACCGCAAGAACCCGTACCCCACCAAGGGCGAGAAGATCATGCTGGCCATCATCACCAAGATGACCCTCACGCAGGTCTCCACCTGGTTCGCCAACGCGCGCCGGCGCCTCAAGAAGGAGAACAAGATGACCTGGGCCCCGAGAAACAAAAGCGAGGACGAGGACGAGGACGAAGGAGATGCTGCCAGGAACAAGGAGGAGAGTCCCGACAAGGCTCAGGACGGCACGGAGACCTCGGCAGAGGACGAAG GGATTAGTCTGCACGTCGACTCACTCACGGACCACTCGTGCTCGGCGGAGTCAGATGGGGAGAAATTGCCCTGCCGCGCCGGGGATCCCTTGTGCGAATCGGGTTCGGAGTGTAAGGACAAGTTTGAGGACCTGGAGGAcgaggaggatgaggaagacgAGTGCGAGCGGGACCTGGCGCCTCCCAAACCCGTGACCTCCTCGCCACTCACCGGCGTAGAGGCACCCCTGCTGAGCCCGGCGCCCGAAGTCGCGCCGCGCGGTGGCAGCGGTGGCAAGACGCCCCTAGGCAGCCGGACGTCGCCTGGAGCGCCGCCGCCCGCCAACAAGCCCAAGCTGTGGTCGCTGGCCGAGATCGCCACTTCGGACCTCAAGCAGCCAAGCTTGGGCCCGGGTTGCGGACCTCCGGGGCTACCGGCTGCCGCCGCGCCCGCCTCCTCTGGGGCCCCTCCGGGAGGCTCGCCCTACTCCGCCTCTCCGCTGCTGGGCCGCCACCTCTACTACACGTCGCCGTTCTATGGCAATTACACAAACTACGGGAACTTGAACGCCGCGCTGCAGGGCCAGGGCCTTCTGCGGTACAACACCGCGGCCTCCGCACCAGGCGAGACACTGCACGCCGCGCCCAAGGCGGCCAGCGACGCGGGCAAGGCGGGCTCGCACCCGCTGGAGTCCCACTACAGGCCTCCGGGCGGCGGCTACGAGCCCAAGAAAG ATGCCAGTGAGGGCTGTGCGGTTGTTGGCGCAGGCGTCCAGCCCTACCTATAG